The Corallococcus caeni genome includes a region encoding these proteins:
- a CDS encoding dihydrofolate reductase family protein gives MRKLTYYIASSLDGFIASPTGAFDFFAIEPDYLDAIAAEYPETLPAGYRAHRGITGPGKHFDTVLEGRHTYQVGLDAGVTNAYPHLEHYVFSRTLTQSPDPGVTLSTTPLATVRELKARDGLGIWLCGGGKLAAELLPEIDAYVIKLNPVIAGAGIRLVDAGFAPHRLRLTGTRTVDSGVVFLSYVPREP, from the coding sequence ATGCGCAAACTGACCTATTACATTGCCAGCTCGCTCGATGGCTTCATCGCCTCGCCCACCGGGGCGTTCGACTTCTTCGCCATCGAGCCGGACTACCTGGACGCCATCGCCGCCGAGTACCCGGAAACGCTCCCCGCCGGCTACCGCGCGCACAGGGGCATCACCGGCCCGGGGAAGCACTTCGACACGGTGCTGGAGGGCCGGCACACCTATCAGGTCGGCCTGGACGCGGGCGTCACCAACGCGTACCCGCACCTCGAACACTACGTCTTCTCCCGCACCCTCACGCAAAGCCCCGACCCCGGCGTCACCCTCTCCACCACGCCGCTCGCCACCGTGCGCGAGCTGAAGGCCCGCGACGGCCTGGGCATCTGGCTGTGCGGCGGCGGCAAGCTCGCGGCTGAACTGCTCCCCGAAATCGACGCGTATGTCATCAAGCTCAACCCCGTCATCGCGGGGGCAGGCATCCGGCTCGTCGACGCGGGCTTCGCGCCCCACCGCCTGCGGCTCACCGGCACGCGCACGGTCGACAGCGGCGTCGTCTTCCTGAGCTACGTCCCCCGCGAGCCCTAG
- a CDS encoding sensor histidine kinase — translation MRSPLDDGQPPSSASGGDIAYVSPQSARDMGAQLRLFIDSVRDYAILTLDPAGYIVSWNTGAERIKGYKAEEILGQHFSRFYPTEDIASGKPQLELELVNREGRFEEEGWRVRKDGSLFWANVVITAMRDSQGQLVGYGKVTRDFTERKQTQERLRESEERFRLLVEHVQDYAIYMLDADGRVSTWNAGAERFKQYKAEEIIGQHFSRFFPPEDVARGKPWHALQVAASEGRFEEEAWRVRKDGSLFWASVVITALRDAQGQLVGYAKVTRDITQRKQHQERRELEMLRDAVRARDEFLSVASHELKTPLTPLQLKLTALLRTVENHPSATLPVERITRDLEVARRQVRKLSDLIEDLLDVSRISMGQLRLDRAPMELVSLAKEVVARYAPQSLQVGCAVTLEAPTPIEGNWDRARLDQVITNLLTNALKYGAGKPIHLRVRVESGLAVMSMRDAGIGISPEDQPRIFERFVRAVSERNYGGLGLGLFITQQIIEAHGGIVQVRSALGEGSTFTVMLPLSPDVETNVTPEADASPEPGADAPPEPDPDAPPEP, via the coding sequence ATGAGGAGTCCCCTGGACGACGGTCAGCCACCCTCCTCCGCCAGCGGTGGCGACATCGCGTACGTCAGCCCCCAGTCCGCTCGAGACATGGGCGCGCAGTTGCGCCTGTTCATCGACAGCGTGCGGGACTACGCCATCCTCACGCTGGATCCCGCGGGCTACATCGTCAGCTGGAACACCGGCGCCGAACGCATCAAGGGCTACAAGGCCGAGGAGATCCTGGGCCAGCACTTCAGCCGCTTCTACCCGACCGAGGACATCGCCAGCGGCAAGCCCCAGCTGGAGCTGGAGCTCGTCAACCGCGAGGGCCGCTTCGAGGAGGAGGGCTGGCGCGTGCGCAAGGACGGCAGCCTCTTCTGGGCCAACGTCGTCATCACCGCGATGCGCGACTCGCAGGGCCAGCTCGTGGGCTACGGCAAGGTGACGCGCGACTTCACCGAGCGCAAGCAGACCCAGGAGCGCCTGCGGGAGAGCGAGGAGCGCTTCCGCCTGCTCGTCGAGCACGTCCAGGACTACGCCATCTACATGCTGGACGCCGACGGCCGGGTCTCCACCTGGAACGCCGGCGCGGAGCGCTTCAAGCAGTACAAGGCCGAGGAGATCATCGGCCAGCACTTCAGCCGCTTCTTTCCCCCGGAGGACGTGGCGCGGGGCAAGCCCTGGCACGCCCTCCAGGTGGCCGCCAGCGAGGGCCGCTTCGAGGAGGAGGCCTGGCGCGTGCGCAAGGACGGCAGCCTCTTCTGGGCCAGCGTCGTCATCACCGCGCTGCGCGACGCGCAGGGCCAGCTGGTGGGCTACGCCAAGGTGACGCGCGACATCACCCAGCGCAAGCAGCACCAGGAGCGGCGCGAACTGGAGATGCTGCGCGACGCCGTGCGCGCCCGGGACGAGTTCCTCTCCGTCGCCTCCCACGAGCTGAAGACGCCGCTCACCCCGCTGCAGCTGAAGCTGACCGCCCTGCTGCGCACCGTGGAGAACCACCCTTCCGCCACCCTGCCCGTGGAGCGCATCACCCGCGACCTGGAGGTGGCCCGCCGGCAGGTGCGCAAGCTGTCGGACCTCATCGAGGACCTGCTGGACGTCTCGCGCATCAGCATGGGCCAGCTGCGGCTGGACCGGGCGCCCATGGAGCTGGTCTCGCTCGCGAAGGAGGTCGTGGCCCGCTACGCCCCCCAGTCCCTGCAGGTCGGGTGCGCCGTCACGCTGGAGGCCCCCACCCCCATCGAGGGGAACTGGGACCGCGCCCGCCTGGACCAGGTCATCACCAACCTGCTCACCAACGCGCTCAAGTACGGCGCCGGCAAGCCCATCCACCTCCGCGTGCGCGTGGAGTCCGGGCTGGCCGTCATGAGCATGCGCGACGCGGGCATCGGCATCTCGCCCGAGGACCAGCCGCGCATCTTCGAGCGCTTCGTGCGCGCGGTGTCCGAGCGCAACTACGGCGGCCTGGGGCTGGGCCTCTTCATCACCCAGCAGATCATCGAGGCCCACGGCGGCATCGTCCAGGTGCGCAGCGCTCTCGGAGAGGGCTCGACCTTCACCGTGATGCTGCCCCTGAGCCCGGACGTGGAGACGAACGTCACCCCGGAGGCTGACGCGTCACCTGAGCCCGGAGCTGACGCTCCTCCCGAGCCTGACCCAGACGCTCCTCCCGAGCCGTGA
- a CDS encoding GspE/PulE family protein — protein MAPPDVPPFSELPQFTLDRESLRLLPESFCRRLGVAVMGKVDAANDTQAVTVAMLDPEDLSVRYRIADFLRRPVLPVRLNRYEIDSALEVGFGAGVHASVDVVLKAGTPLSHRPTPVELVNHVLAVAVAQNASDIHLESYTDDVDLRYRVDGILHQTYTDISPDSLPEVVSRIKVMAGLDISEKRRPQDGRLRALYESEAGRKFVDFRVSVVPSPAGEDVVIRLLDATVGLVPVEKLGMTPELQATVLRLLGNPEGLVLVTGPTGSGKTTTLYAALARLNDGRKKIITAEDPIEYVVPKVNQKQVSPQMPHLTLLRALLRQDPNVMLVGEIRDLETGSTALMAAATGHVVLGTLHTADAIGAVSRLRGLKLEDGDIAEALLAVLAQRLVRRICPECSAPTTPTADQLALLGPLLDGVQPRAGQGCEACRHTGFKGRVGLFELLVVDPELQLLIATGAPGVQLRRHARARGFRTLVEDALAKVADGVTTLHELTRVVPYRYILTAREERLGQAREERQLRAQVTRQPPG, from the coding sequence ATGGCTCCCCCGGACGTGCCCCCGTTCTCCGAACTGCCCCAGTTCACGCTCGACCGCGAATCGCTGCGGCTGCTCCCGGAGTCCTTCTGCCGGCGGCTGGGCGTCGCGGTGATGGGGAAGGTGGACGCGGCCAACGACACGCAAGCCGTGACGGTGGCGATGCTGGACCCGGAGGACCTGTCCGTGCGCTACCGCATCGCGGACTTCCTGCGCCGGCCGGTGCTGCCCGTGCGGCTCAACCGCTATGAAATCGACTCCGCGCTGGAGGTGGGCTTCGGCGCGGGGGTGCACGCGTCGGTGGACGTGGTGCTGAAGGCCGGCACGCCGCTGTCCCACCGGCCCACGCCGGTGGAGCTGGTGAACCACGTGCTCGCGGTGGCGGTGGCGCAGAACGCGTCCGACATCCACCTGGAGAGCTACACGGACGACGTGGACCTGCGCTATCGCGTCGATGGCATCCTCCACCAGACGTACACGGACATCTCCCCGGACTCGCTGCCGGAGGTGGTGAGCCGCATCAAGGTGATGGCGGGGCTGGACATCTCGGAGAAGCGCCGGCCCCAGGACGGCCGCCTGCGCGCGCTCTACGAGAGCGAGGCGGGGCGCAAGTTCGTGGACTTCCGCGTGAGCGTGGTGCCCTCCCCGGCGGGCGAGGACGTGGTCATCCGCCTGCTCGACGCCACGGTGGGGCTGGTGCCCGTGGAGAAGCTGGGGATGACGCCGGAGCTGCAGGCCACGGTGCTGCGGCTGCTGGGCAACCCGGAGGGGCTGGTGCTGGTGACGGGGCCCACCGGCAGCGGCAAGACGACGACGCTGTACGCGGCGCTGGCGCGGCTCAACGACGGGCGCAAGAAGATCATCACCGCGGAGGACCCCATCGAGTACGTGGTCCCCAAGGTGAACCAGAAGCAGGTGTCGCCGCAGATGCCGCACCTGACGCTGCTGCGCGCGCTCCTGCGGCAGGACCCCAACGTGATGCTGGTGGGGGAGATCCGCGACCTGGAGACGGGCAGCACCGCGCTGATGGCGGCGGCCACGGGACACGTGGTGCTGGGCACGCTGCACACGGCGGATGCCATTGGCGCGGTGAGCCGGCTGCGCGGGCTGAAGCTGGAGGACGGCGACATCGCGGAGGCGCTGCTCGCGGTGCTGGCGCAGCGGCTGGTGCGGCGCATCTGCCCGGAGTGCTCCGCGCCCACGACGCCGACGGCGGATCAGCTGGCACTGCTGGGACCGCTGCTGGACGGCGTGCAGCCCCGGGCGGGACAGGGCTGCGAGGCGTGCCGCCACACCGGCTTCAAGGGGCGCGTGGGCCTCTTCGAGCTGCTGGTGGTGGACCCGGAGCTGCAACTGCTCATCGCCACCGGGGCGCCGGGCGTCCAGCTGCGCCGCCACGCCCGGGCGCGCGGCTTCCGCACGCTGGTGGAGGACGCGCTGGCGAAGGTGGCGGACGGGGTCACCACGCTGCACGAGCTGACGCGCGTGGTGCCCTACCGCTACATCCTCACGGCTCGGGAGGAGCGTCTGGGTCAGGCTCGGGAGGAGCGTCAGCTCCGGGCTCAGGTGACGCGTCAGCCTCCGGGGTGA
- a CDS encoding ATP-binding protein, which yields MTLGPGPLVVASVAYLGVLFLVAYAAEQGRISSRITQHPLTYALALGVYATSWSYFGSVGYAARHGFRYLGIYLGLTLACLLAPVLWRPLLRLTRELQLTSLADLLAFRYPGQVTGTAVTLFALAGSLPYLALQIRAVVESARLLSPAASPALVGPGFCGVLIVFALLFGARHPAPRERHEGLMLAIAFESGVKLLALLLVAGWCVVSVFGGVGGLNDWLTLHPEAVENLQRPARDAPWAPLLVLSTIAAFLTPRQYHVAFTEAPERDGLATVAWAFPLLMLLINAAIPVLLWSGEALGLPWPADFHVLSVPIAKGAPLLALIAFLGGVSAASAMVIVTTLALAPMCLTHLVLPLGTTRGRDDLYGWLLWARRVLIAAVILAGYGFYRLLNARTTGLVDLGLVSFVATAQFAPGVLGLLTWPKATRAGLLAGLGAGAATWAVTLVAPLWEPPSMVAWTHQVSAKLGFGAEEPWGFATFTSLALNALCFVAVSLVTRQSVEEQQAARVCAREAPGLAEGSVEASSPDEFRRQLEPVLGAQVAAAEVDRAREALDLAPDERRPAELRRLRDGVERNLSGLIGPVLARLAVGEALRLDPGARTALADQLRFVEERLRDARDMRGPLRELEVVRRYLYRILEDLPLGVCAMGPDGEVVLWNAALEALSGVPMDSVRGQRLARLPEPWGPLFAELARAPGGDDEVRVTVAGRPRLLRLHRSRLAPSDGDGGGQTGITFLVEDWTERKAVDARLAHQDRLASLGRVAAGVAHEIGNPLTAIASISQNLKYELEDPEAVRERVGLILQQCRRIDTIVRALVGFGHAGTVGGESRPFTRVAVGPLLAEAAQLARLSRKARDVECTHQSPEGLDVRGDAQRLEQVLVNLLTNAIDASPAGSRVDLMAEATGDQVRIQVEDRGHGITPELSQRIFEPFFTTKQPGEGTGLGLTLVEGIVREHGGTLRIEGRPDGGTRVTLSLPRAEALKQEASA from the coding sequence ATGACGCTGGGGCCCGGCCCGCTCGTCGTCGCCTCCGTGGCCTACCTGGGCGTGCTCTTCCTGGTGGCGTACGCGGCGGAGCAGGGCCGCATCTCCTCGCGCATCACCCAGCACCCGCTGACGTACGCGCTGGCCCTGGGCGTGTACGCCACGTCCTGGTCCTACTTCGGCAGCGTGGGCTACGCGGCCCGCCACGGCTTCCGCTACCTGGGCATCTACCTGGGCCTCACGCTCGCGTGCCTGCTGGCCCCGGTGCTGTGGCGGCCCCTCTTGCGGCTGACGCGCGAGCTGCAGCTCACCTCGCTCGCGGACCTGCTCGCCTTCCGCTACCCCGGCCAGGTGACGGGCACGGCGGTGACGCTGTTCGCGCTGGCCGGCAGCCTGCCCTACCTGGCGCTCCAGATTCGCGCCGTCGTGGAGTCCGCGCGCCTCTTGAGCCCCGCCGCGTCCCCCGCGCTGGTGGGGCCCGGCTTCTGCGGCGTGCTCATCGTCTTCGCGCTCCTCTTCGGCGCGCGCCACCCCGCCCCGCGCGAGCGGCATGAAGGGCTGATGCTGGCCATCGCCTTCGAGTCGGGCGTGAAGCTGCTGGCGCTGCTCCTCGTCGCGGGCTGGTGCGTGGTGTCCGTCTTCGGCGGCGTGGGCGGGCTGAACGACTGGCTCACCCTCCACCCGGAGGCCGTGGAGAACCTCCAGCGCCCCGCGCGTGACGCGCCCTGGGCGCCGCTGCTGGTGCTCTCCACCATCGCCGCCTTCCTCACGCCCCGGCAGTACCACGTGGCCTTCACGGAGGCGCCGGAGCGCGACGGGCTGGCCACCGTCGCGTGGGCCTTCCCGCTGTTGATGCTGCTCATCAACGCGGCCATCCCCGTGCTGCTGTGGTCCGGAGAGGCGCTGGGCCTGCCCTGGCCCGCGGACTTCCACGTCCTCTCCGTGCCCATCGCCAAGGGCGCCCCGCTGCTCGCGCTCATCGCGTTCCTGGGCGGCGTGTCCGCGGCGAGCGCCATGGTCATCGTCACCACGCTCGCGCTCGCGCCCATGTGCCTGACGCACCTGGTGCTGCCGCTGGGCACCACGCGCGGACGGGACGACCTGTACGGGTGGCTCTTGTGGGCCCGGCGCGTGCTCATCGCCGCCGTCATCCTGGCGGGCTACGGCTTCTACCGGCTGCTGAACGCGCGGACGACGGGGCTGGTGGACCTGGGGCTCGTGTCCTTCGTGGCCACCGCGCAGTTCGCGCCGGGGGTGCTGGGGCTGCTCACGTGGCCCAAGGCCACGCGCGCGGGGCTGCTCGCGGGGCTGGGCGCGGGCGCGGCGACGTGGGCCGTCACCCTGGTGGCCCCGCTGTGGGAGCCGCCCTCGATGGTGGCGTGGACCCACCAGGTCTCCGCGAAGCTGGGCTTCGGCGCGGAGGAGCCCTGGGGCTTCGCCACCTTCACCTCGCTGGCCCTCAACGCGCTGTGCTTCGTGGCGGTGTCGCTCGTCACGCGCCAGTCCGTGGAGGAGCAGCAGGCCGCGCGGGTGTGCGCGCGCGAGGCGCCGGGGCTCGCGGAGGGCAGCGTCGAGGCCAGCTCCCCGGACGAGTTCCGCCGGCAGCTGGAGCCGGTGCTGGGCGCGCAGGTGGCCGCGGCGGAGGTGGACCGCGCGCGCGAGGCGCTGGACCTGGCCCCGGACGAGCGCCGGCCCGCGGAGCTGCGCCGCCTGCGCGACGGCGTGGAGCGAAACCTCTCCGGCCTCATCGGCCCGGTGCTGGCGCGGCTCGCGGTGGGGGAGGCGCTGCGGCTGGACCCCGGCGCGCGCACGGCCCTGGCGGATCAGCTGCGCTTCGTGGAGGAGCGGCTGCGCGACGCGCGCGACATGCGCGGCCCCTTGCGCGAGCTGGAGGTCGTGCGCCGCTACCTCTACCGCATCCTGGAGGACCTGCCGCTGGGCGTCTGCGCCATGGGCCCGGACGGCGAGGTCGTCCTCTGGAACGCCGCGCTGGAGGCCCTGTCGGGCGTGCCCATGGACTCGGTGCGGGGCCAGCGGCTCGCGCGTCTGCCGGAGCCCTGGGGCCCTCTCTTCGCGGAGCTCGCGCGGGCGCCGGGCGGCGACGACGAGGTGCGCGTCACGGTGGCTGGAAGGCCGCGCCTGCTGCGGCTGCATCGCTCGCGGCTCGCGCCTTCGGACGGGGACGGCGGCGGGCAGACGGGCATCACGTTCCTGGTGGAGGACTGGACGGAGAGGAAGGCGGTGGACGCGCGGCTCGCGCACCAGGACCGGCTGGCGTCGCTGGGCCGGGTGGCCGCGGGCGTGGCGCATGAGATTGGCAACCCGCTCACCGCCATCGCCAGCATCAGCCAGAACCTCAAGTACGAGTTGGAGGACCCGGAGGCCGTGCGCGAGCGCGTGGGGCTCATCCTCCAGCAGTGCCGCCGCATCGACACCATCGTCCGGGCGCTCGTGGGCTTCGGCCACGCGGGCACGGTGGGCGGCGAGTCGCGGCCCTTCACGCGCGTGGCGGTGGGGCCGCTGCTCGCGGAGGCCGCGCAGCTGGCGCGACTGTCACGCAAGGCGCGCGACGTGGAGTGCACGCATCAGAGCCCGGAAGGGCTGGACGTGCGCGGCGACGCGCAGCGGCTGGAGCAGGTGCTGGTGAACCTCTTGACCAACGCCATCGACGCGTCGCCCGCGGGCTCGCGCGTGGACCTGATGGCGGAAGCCACTGGAGACCAGGTGCGCATCCAGGTGGAGGACCGGGGGCACGGCATCACCCCAGAGCTGTCGCAACGCATCTTCGAGCCGTTCTTCACCACCAAGCAGCCCGGCGAGGGCACCGGGCTGGGCCTCACGCTGGTGGAGGGCATCGTGCGCGAGCACGGCGGCACGCTGCGCATCGAGGGCCGCCCCGACGGCGGCACCCGCGTGACGCTCAGCCTGCCCCGCGCTGAAGCCCTGAAGCAGGAGGCCTCCGCTTGA
- a CDS encoding sigma-54-dependent transcriptional regulator, producing the protein MSRILVIEDEPIIRTELRRLLTRAGHDVAEAGAVPEAAAEHALDAFDLVLSDLRLPGPPGTDIIALCPGVPVLIMTSFATVKSAVDAMKLGAVDYIAKPFDHDELLLQVERVLREGRLTRQNAALKREVEQTWSPGGMVGSSPAMRDVFERVRKVAPSAATVLVLGESGTGKELVARAVHAQSPRAEGPLIAVNCAAIPEGLLESELFGHEKGAFTGAQAAHAGLVEAAHGGTLFLDEIGELPAPAQARLLRMLQDGEVRRVGATRSRKVDVRILAATHRDLPRRVQEGLFRQDLYFRLRVVEIRLPPLRERGEDLPALARHLLERASKRMGRPSASLSPDALAAIAQHPWPGNVRELENAIERAVILADGPLITADLLALEPPGGPGVDGPPPVLEEADFPPVPVSEAPESPDSMEEYFRRFVLEHQDRMGETELARRLGISRKTLWEKRQRLGIPRTRA; encoded by the coding sequence TTGAGCCGCATCCTGGTCATCGAGGACGAGCCCATCATCCGCACGGAGCTGCGAAGGCTGCTCACGCGCGCGGGCCACGACGTGGCGGAGGCCGGCGCCGTGCCGGAGGCCGCCGCCGAGCACGCGCTGGACGCCTTCGACCTGGTCCTCTCCGACCTGCGCCTCCCAGGCCCACCGGGCACGGACATCATCGCGCTGTGTCCGGGCGTACCGGTGCTCATCATGACCAGCTTCGCCACGGTGAAGTCCGCCGTGGACGCGATGAAGCTGGGCGCGGTGGACTACATCGCGAAGCCCTTCGACCACGACGAGCTGCTGCTCCAGGTGGAGCGCGTGCTGCGCGAGGGCCGCCTCACCCGCCAGAACGCCGCGCTCAAGCGCGAAGTGGAGCAGACCTGGTCCCCCGGCGGCATGGTGGGCAGCTCCCCCGCCATGCGCGACGTGTTCGAGCGCGTGCGCAAGGTGGCCCCGTCCGCCGCCACCGTGCTGGTGCTGGGCGAGTCCGGCACCGGCAAGGAGCTGGTGGCCCGCGCCGTCCACGCGCAGAGCCCGCGCGCGGAGGGGCCGCTCATCGCCGTCAACTGCGCCGCCATCCCCGAAGGCCTGCTGGAGAGCGAGCTGTTCGGCCACGAGAAGGGCGCCTTCACCGGCGCGCAGGCCGCGCACGCGGGCCTGGTGGAGGCCGCGCACGGCGGCACGCTCTTCCTGGATGAGATTGGAGAGCTGCCCGCGCCCGCGCAGGCGCGCCTGTTGCGCATGCTCCAGGACGGCGAGGTGCGGCGGGTGGGCGCCACGCGCTCGCGCAAGGTGGACGTGCGCATCCTCGCGGCCACGCACCGCGACCTGCCCCGTCGCGTGCAGGAGGGGCTGTTCCGCCAGGACCTCTACTTCCGGCTGCGCGTCGTGGAAATCCGCCTGCCGCCCCTGCGCGAGCGCGGCGAGGACCTTCCCGCGCTGGCCAGGCACCTGCTGGAGCGGGCCAGCAAGCGGATGGGGCGCCCGTCCGCGTCGCTGTCCCCGGACGCGCTGGCGGCCATCGCGCAGCACCCGTGGCCGGGCAACGTGCGCGAGCTGGAGAACGCCATCGAGCGCGCGGTCATCCTCGCGGACGGCCCGCTCATCACCGCCGACCTGCTGGCGCTGGAGCCACCGGGCGGGCCGGGAGTGGACGGCCCTCCGCCCGTGCTGGAGGAGGCGGACTTCCCGCCCGTCCCCGTCAGCGAGGCCCCCGAATCGCCGGACTCCATGGAGGAGTACTTCCGCCGCTTCGTGCTGGAGCACCAGGACCGCATGGGCGAGACGGAGCTGGCGCGCCGGTTGGGCATCAGCCGCAAGACACTCTGGGAGAAGCGCCAGCGGCTGGGCATCCCCCGCACGCGCGCCTGA
- the acs gene encoding acetate--CoA ligase encodes MATQPDPLFPPKEAFRRTAHVQSLEEYQRLYRQSLDAPDAFWGEQARQLTWFHPPETIREVNEQAADFAWFVGGKLNVTVNCVDRHAKARPDKAAILWAKNTPGEYETITFRDLAHHVNRLANVLKAHGVRKGDRVIVYLPMIPELVYSLLACARIGAVHSVVFAGFSADSLRERVRDSGAKVVITANEGPRGPKSVATKAITDEALEGLSQVTSVLVARRTPGDVPMREGRDHWLDVEVQKHRGVCPAEWMDAEDPLFILYTSGSTGKPKGVLHTTGGYLVYANTTFRYIFDTQPDDVHFCTADVGWVTGHSYLVYGPLSTGTTTVLFESTPTWPDASRLWQVVDDLKATTLYTAPTALRSLIKEGDGFVTKSSRKSLRLLGSVGEPINPEVWRWFHDVVGEGRCPVVDTWWQTETGGILIAPLPGATPCKPGSATLPFFGVEPVLVDEEGKKLEGNGVSGNLCLARSWPGQARTLYGHHSRFVETYYARFLPLYFTGDGCRRDEDGYYWITGRVDDVLNVSGHRLGTAEVESALVAHEAVAEAAVVGYPHDLKGTGVCAFVTVKPDFLRTPDEKMVGSLREQVRHVIGPIATPDRVVLVSGLPKTRSGKILRRMLRKIAGGETENLGDASTLADPAVLDELLTKGLPPASRR; translated from the coding sequence ATGGCCACGCAACCGGACCCGCTCTTCCCGCCGAAGGAAGCCTTCCGCCGCACCGCGCACGTGCAAAGCCTGGAGGAGTACCAGCGCCTCTACCGCCAGAGCCTGGACGCCCCGGACGCCTTCTGGGGCGAACAGGCCCGGCAGCTCACCTGGTTCCACCCGCCGGAGACCATCCGCGAGGTGAACGAACAGGCCGCCGACTTCGCCTGGTTCGTGGGCGGCAAGCTCAACGTCACCGTCAACTGCGTGGACCGCCACGCGAAGGCGCGCCCGGACAAGGCCGCCATCCTCTGGGCGAAGAACACGCCCGGAGAGTACGAGACCATCACCTTCCGCGACCTCGCGCACCACGTGAACCGCCTGGCCAACGTGCTCAAGGCGCACGGCGTGCGGAAGGGCGACCGCGTCATCGTCTACCTGCCCATGATTCCGGAGCTCGTGTACTCGCTGCTCGCGTGCGCGCGCATCGGCGCGGTGCACTCGGTGGTGTTCGCGGGCTTCTCCGCGGACTCGCTGCGCGAGCGCGTGCGGGACTCCGGCGCGAAGGTCGTCATCACCGCCAACGAAGGCCCGCGCGGCCCCAAGAGCGTGGCCACCAAGGCCATCACCGACGAGGCCCTGGAGGGCCTGTCCCAGGTGACGTCCGTGCTCGTCGCGCGCCGCACGCCCGGGGACGTGCCCATGCGCGAGGGGCGCGACCACTGGCTGGACGTGGAGGTCCAGAAGCACCGCGGCGTGTGCCCCGCGGAGTGGATGGACGCGGAAGACCCGCTCTTCATCCTCTACACCTCCGGCTCCACCGGGAAGCCCAAGGGCGTGCTGCACACCACGGGCGGATACCTCGTCTACGCCAATACAACCTTCCGCTACATCTTCGACACGCAGCCGGACGACGTGCACTTCTGCACCGCGGACGTGGGCTGGGTGACGGGCCACTCGTATCTCGTGTACGGCCCGCTCTCCACCGGCACCACCACGGTCCTCTTCGAGTCCACCCCCACGTGGCCCGACGCGAGCCGCCTCTGGCAGGTGGTGGACGACCTGAAGGCCACCACGCTCTACACCGCGCCCACCGCGCTGCGCTCGCTCATCAAGGAGGGCGACGGCTTCGTCACGAAGTCCTCCCGCAAGTCGCTGCGCCTGTTGGGCAGCGTGGGCGAGCCCATCAACCCGGAGGTCTGGCGCTGGTTCCACGACGTGGTGGGCGAGGGCCGCTGCCCCGTGGTGGACACCTGGTGGCAGACGGAGACGGGCGGCATCCTCATTGCCCCGCTGCCGGGCGCGACGCCCTGCAAGCCCGGCAGCGCCACCCTGCCCTTCTTCGGCGTGGAGCCGGTGCTGGTGGATGAGGAGGGCAAGAAGCTGGAGGGCAACGGCGTGAGCGGCAACCTGTGCCTCGCGCGCTCGTGGCCGGGCCAGGCGCGCACGCTGTACGGCCACCACTCGCGCTTCGTGGAGACGTACTACGCGCGGTTCCTGCCGCTGTACTTCACCGGCGACGGCTGCCGCCGCGACGAGGACGGCTACTACTGGATCACCGGCCGCGTGGACGACGTGCTCAACGTGTCCGGCCACCGCCTGGGCACCGCGGAGGTGGAGAGCGCGCTCGTCGCGCACGAGGCCGTCGCCGAGGCCGCCGTGGTGGGCTACCCGCACGACCTGAAGGGCACGGGCGTGTGCGCCTTCGTCACGGTGAAGCCGGACTTCCTGCGCACCCCGGACGAGAAGATGGTGGGCAGCTTGCGCGAACAGGTGCGGCACGTGATTGGCCCCATCGCCACGCCGGACCGGGTGGTGCTGGTGTCGGGCCTGCCCAAGACGCGCTCGGGAAAAATCCTCCGCCGCATGCTCCGGAAGATCGCCGGCGGCGAGACGGAGAACCTGGGCGACGCGAGCACGCTCGCGGACCCCGCCGTGCTGGATGAGTTGTTGACCAAGGGCCTGCCGCCGGCCTCGCGACGCTGA
- a CDS encoding DUF485 domain-containing protein: MYGNSKDDLLKALAARRWRVAGALTVAMLVAYLGFILLVAFNRPLMGHQLVPGLSVGIVLGALTILLAWVLTGVYMLWANRKYDRALDELRR, from the coding sequence ATGTATGGCAATTCGAAGGACGACCTGCTGAAGGCGCTGGCCGCGAGGCGCTGGCGCGTGGCCGGCGCGCTGACGGTGGCGATGCTCGTCGCCTACCTGGGCTTCATCCTGCTCGTGGCGTTCAACCGGCCGCTGATGGGGCACCAGCTCGTGCCCGGGCTGTCCGTCGGCATCGTGCTGGGGGCGCTCACCATCCTGCTCGCCTGGGTGCTGACGGGTGTCTACATGCTGTGGGCGAACCGCAAGTACGACCGCGCGCTCGACGAACTGCGCCGCTGA